The Dasypus novemcinctus isolate mDasNov1 chromosome 12, mDasNov1.1.hap2, whole genome shotgun sequence genome includes a window with the following:
- the ORMDL2 gene encoding ORM1-like protein 2, producing MNVGVAHSEVNPNTRVMSSRGIWLAYIILVGLLHVVLLSIPFFSVPVVWTLTNVIHNLAMYVFLHTVKGTPFETPDQGKARLLTHWEQMDYGLQFTSSRKFLSISPIVLYLLASFYTKYDAAHFLINTASLLSVLLPKLPQFHGVRLFGINKY from the exons ATGAATGTGGGAGTGGCACACAGTGAAGTAAATCCCAACACTCGGGTCATGAGTAGCCGTGGCATCTGGCTGGCCTACATCATCTTGGTAGGACTGTTGCATGTGGTTCTACTCAGCATCCCCTTCTTCAGCGTTCCTGTTGTCTGGACCCTGACCAACGTCATCCATAACTTG GCTATGTATGTCTTTCTACATACTGTGAAAGGAACACCCTTTGAGACCCCTGACCAAGGAAAGGCACGGCTCCTGACACACTGGGAGCAAATGGACTACGGGCTCCAGTTTACCTCTTCCCGCAAGTTCCTTAGCATTTCTCCTATTGTACT CTACCTTCTGGccagcttctacaccaaatatgATGCTGCTCACTTCCTCATCAACACAGCCTCACTGCTCAGTGTACTCCTGCCTAAGTTGCCCCAATTCCATGGGGTCCGTCTCTTTGGCATCAACAAGTACTAA